In Ascochyta rabiei chromosome 11, complete sequence, the following are encoded in one genomic region:
- a CDS encoding Palmitoyl-CoA hydrolase translates to MGTLIRPPPVNEKQSHIENVLELTELTDIDPDLFTNTRPMWHPPGARGIFGGAAIAQTLSAAQKTVPADFTVHSMHCYFVLAGNADIPIIYHVERVRSGKSFATRTVQARQRGKVIFTTTMSFVRQNSGGEKMVEHAYPMPDVPDPAEDKDDWESHGGNDTGPFQSQRLDIENDDSPFAHTKKCRQWMKARGTISPEGGHEAHLSAIAYMSDSYFIGTIARVHKLWRYSTQRKSKSKSSIDEDVLKKLLAMDDAELKRQKYLDEADIQRIRSVRNGETVKKDNTPEIGMMVSLDHTIYFHNPRSFRADEWIFSEMETTWAGDGRGLVFQRLYTRSGTLIASCVQEGLVRLRQTESTPKL, encoded by the exons ATGGGCACCCTCATCCGCCCCCCGCCAGTCAACGAGAAGCAGTCTCACATTGAAAATGTCCTCGAGCTGACCGAGCTGACCGACATCGACCCGGACCTCTTTACAAACACCCGCCCCATGTGGCATCCCCCCGGTGCAAGAGGCATCTTTGGCGGCGCAGCCATTGCACAGACCCTCAGCGCGGCCCAGAAGACGGTGCCTGCCGACTTCACCGTCCACTCCATGCACTGCTACTTTGTCCTGGCTGGCAACGCCGACATACCCATCATATACCATGTCGAGAGGGTGCGCTCCGGAAAGTCGTTTGCCACAAGAACGGTGCAGGCGCGACAGCGGGGCAAAGTCATCTTCACAACCACCATGAGCTTTGTGCGACAGAACAGCGGAGGAGAAAAAATGGTCGAGCACGCCTACCCCATGCCAGACGTGCCGGACCCAGCTGAAGACAAAGACGACTGGGAATCCCACGGCGGCAACGACACCGGTCCGTTCCAGAGTCAGCGACTAGACATTGAAAATG ACGATTCGCCCTTTGCTCACACCAAAAAGTGCAGGCAGTGGATGAAAGCCCGCGGCACCATCTCTCCAGAAGGGGGACACGAAGCGCACCTCTCCGCCATCGCATACATGTCAGACAGCTACTTCATCGGCACCATTGCTCGAGTCCACAAGCTCTGGCGCTACTCCACACAACGCAAGAGCAAGTCCAAGTCAAGCATCGACGAAGACGTCCTCAAGAAGCTGCTTGCCATGGACGATGCAGAGCTGAAACGCCAGAAGTACTTGGACGAGGCAGACATACAGCGCATACGGAGCGTTCGAAACGGCGAGACCGTCAAGAAAGACAACACACCGGAGATCGGCATGATGGTCAGCCTGGATCACACAATCTACTTTCACAACCCTCGCAGTTTCAGGGCAGACGAGTGGATCTTCTCAGAGATGGAGACAACGTGGGCTGGTGATGGCCGCGGCCTTGTCTTTCAAAGATTGTACACCCGCAGCGGCACCCTCATCGCCAGCTGCGTACAAGAG GGACTGGTTCGCTTGCGTCAGACGGAGAGCACGCCCAAGCTCTAG